The Chitinophaga pinensis DSM 2588 region CGGTCAATAAAACGTTCAATGACTACAGACAGGTTATCAAATGTATACGAAAACTGTTTTACATCCGGGGCACTGCTTTGACCGAATCCGGGATAATCAGGCGCAACAATATGATATGTACCCGATAAATCAGCAATAAGATCCCGGAACATATGTGAAGAAGAGGGAAAACCATGTAGTAACAACAGGACCGGACGTGACGGTGCACCTGATTCGCGATAAAAAATATTTAGCCCATCTATGTCGACAGTTCTATAAAATATTGGATCTTTCATAAAAAGCATTAAGCCATAAGAATAATTGTTACGAGCTGTCTATTTTTTACCCGCTGCGGCGAGGATAACTTTTACCACAGCGGCTGGTTGTGATAACATCGCCACATGGCTTGCAGGCAAGTGATAGGTAGTTGCGTGAATATTTTTCGCCATTTCGCTTTCCAGTACCGGTGAAATCATATGATCGTTGTCCGATACGACATAAAAACTAGGTTTATTCTTCCAGGCTGGTTTTCCTACTTTAGCTGTTATTGTACTAAAATGAAAGCGGCCTTGTCCAGCTGCAATGATCTTCGCGTCGTCTGCCGGCAGGTCCTGTGCAAAATGATTTACTACCGTTTCTTCCTTCAGTCGGATATAACCATCACTGCTAACAACAGGATCTGCAAGCCCCTGTACATTAGGCAACTTTCTTACCTCATATGCATCCTTGCTAATACTTTCAATGCTTTGTCCTTCATCCGGTGCATAAGCGGCGATATAAACAAGCGACTGAACTTTTTCGTTGTTCCCGGCCTGGGTAA contains the following coding sequences:
- a CDS encoding alpha/beta fold hydrolase, with the protein product MKKDFVVVMASVAGALLVLVSLFSFIATPEERKPAKEDDKPTIVLVHGAFADGSSWNKVIPALQKEGYHTIAVQNPLTSLSDDVAFVERAIAEAKGKVILVGHSWGGVVITQAGNNEKVQSLVYIAAYAPDEGQSIESISKDAYEVRKLPNVQGLADPVVSSDGYIRLKEETVVNHFAQDLPADDAKIIAAGQGRFHFSTITAKVGKPAWKNKPSFYVVSDNDHMISPVLESEMAKNIHATTYHLPASHVAMLSQPAAVVKVILAAAGKK